One genomic segment of Streptomyces liangshanensis includes these proteins:
- a CDS encoding DUF2771 domain-containing protein — MTVAFFSGRGRRAGIALGAVSAGLLVLAACDKPTPLATVTVGDDSWNSGANCYNDGKAIAQKDLLNCVKRKAENTVEVNSTDEVHLGVEPSIADHSWAVIVDGTPVFDEPTKKTYRTMTGAQFFAPDPQTGQPAPTTRQVSFLKIDGKSFSGVWNFTFKKTS, encoded by the coding sequence ATGACCGTTGCGTTCTTCTCTGGTAGGGGCCGCCGGGCCGGCATCGCCCTCGGCGCCGTGTCCGCCGGACTCCTCGTCCTCGCCGCCTGTGACAAGCCGACGCCGCTCGCGACCGTGACCGTCGGCGACGACTCGTGGAACAGCGGGGCGAACTGCTACAACGACGGCAAGGCCATCGCGCAGAAGGACCTCCTGAACTGCGTCAAGCGGAAGGCGGAGAACACCGTCGAGGTGAACTCCACCGACGAGGTCCACCTCGGCGTCGAGCCGTCCATCGCGGACCACAGCTGGGCCGTCATCGTCGACGGCACGCCGGTCTTCGACGAGCCGACCAAGAAGACCTACCGCACGATGACGGGCGCCCAGTTCTTCGCCCCCGACCCGCAGACGGGCCAGCCCGCGCCCACGACGCGCCAGGTCAGCTTCCTGAAGATCGACGGGAAGTCGTTCAGCGGGGTGTGGAACTTCACGTTCAAGAAAACCTCCTGA
- a CDS encoding 1,4-dihydroxy-6-naphthoate synthase — MTSQPQPVPTPPHEADSGRPLDIAFSPCPNDTFVFEAWAHGRVPGAPALDVTFADIDITNGMAERGEFDILKVSYAVLPYVLDEYALLPCGGALGRGCGPLVLTKEAGTDLTGKTVAVPSERSTAYLLFRLWAAEVVPGGVGEIVVLPFHEIMPAVRDGKVDAGLVIHEARFTYQNYGLHCLADMGAHWESTTGLPIPLGAIIAKRSLGAETLGRLADAARASVRMAWDDPEVSRPYVLAHSQEMDPAVADQHIGLYVNEFTADLGEDGYAAVRGLLTRAAAEGLVPPLRHDALRPA, encoded by the coding sequence ATGACGTCGCAGCCTCAGCCCGTGCCCACTCCCCCGCACGAGGCCGACTCCGGCCGCCCGCTCGACATCGCGTTCTCGCCGTGCCCGAACGACACCTTCGTCTTCGAGGCCTGGGCCCACGGCCGGGTGCCCGGCGCGCCCGCGCTCGACGTCACGTTCGCCGACATCGACATCACCAACGGCATGGCGGAACGCGGGGAGTTCGACATCCTCAAGGTGTCGTACGCCGTGCTGCCGTACGTCCTGGACGAGTACGCGCTGCTGCCCTGCGGCGGCGCGCTGGGCCGGGGCTGCGGTCCGCTCGTGCTGACGAAGGAGGCGGGCACCGACCTCACCGGGAAGACCGTCGCCGTACCGAGCGAACGCTCCACCGCCTACCTGCTGTTCCGGCTGTGGGCGGCCGAGGTGGTCCCCGGCGGGGTGGGCGAGATCGTCGTCCTGCCGTTCCACGAGATCATGCCGGCGGTACGGGACGGCAAGGTGGACGCCGGACTGGTCATCCACGAGGCGCGGTTCACGTACCAGAACTACGGGCTGCACTGCCTCGCCGACATGGGTGCGCACTGGGAGTCCACGACGGGGCTGCCGATCCCGCTCGGCGCGATCATCGCGAAGCGCTCGCTGGGCGCCGAAACGCTCGGCCGGCTGGCCGACGCGGCGCGCGCGTCCGTACGGATGGCGTGGGACGACCCCGAGGTGTCACGGCCCTACGTCCTGGCGCACTCCCAGGAGATGGACCCGGCGGTCGCCGACCAGCACATCGGCCTGTACGTCAACGAGTTCACCGCCGACCTCGGCGAGGACGGGTACGCGGCGGTGCGCGGGCTGCTCACGCGTGCCGCGGCCGAGGGACTCGTACCGCCCCTCCGCCACGACGCGCTGCGACCTGCCTGA
- a CDS encoding DUF3027 domain-containing protein, whose product MSAATTRSRTPDRLCAEAVDLARSAAEEAAFPGVVGEHVTAVADGDRVVTHFFECKELGYRGWRWAVTVTRASRAKLVTLDETVLLPGPDSLLAPEWVPWSERLRPGDMGPGDLLPTEAEDLRLEPGYNAEESAPPNSVVASAVTPQNLADLVEAESTAPSPSPSPSLSSDPSGTARGTIAAVAEELGMRRARVLSRYGLHLSADRWDESFGAKTPMAQAAPAPCVSCGFLLPLAGSLRQAFGVCANEFSPADGHVVSLAYGCGGHSEAAVMPPPLRPLPPVMDSMATDAFPLDQTTQEAEDLGHA is encoded by the coding sequence GTGAGTGCTGCGACGACGCGAAGCCGAACCCCTGACCGTCTGTGCGCCGAGGCGGTAGACCTCGCCCGCTCGGCTGCCGAGGAGGCGGCCTTCCCCGGGGTCGTCGGAGAACATGTGACGGCGGTGGCCGACGGCGACAGGGTCGTCACCCACTTCTTCGAATGCAAGGAGCTCGGCTACCGCGGCTGGCGCTGGGCCGTGACGGTGACCCGCGCGTCCCGCGCGAAGCTCGTCACGCTGGACGAAACGGTGCTCCTCCCGGGCCCCGACTCCCTGCTGGCACCCGAATGGGTGCCGTGGAGCGAACGGCTCCGTCCGGGCGACATGGGCCCCGGGGACCTGCTGCCGACCGAGGCGGAGGACCTGCGGCTGGAGCCCGGGTACAACGCGGAGGAGTCGGCACCGCCGAACTCGGTGGTGGCGTCGGCGGTGACGCCGCAGAACTTGGCGGACCTGGTAGAAGCAGAGTCCACAGCCCCTTCCCCCTCCCCTTCCCCGTCTCTCTCCTCCGACCCCTCCGGTACGGCGCGGGGGACGATCGCGGCGGTCGCGGAGGAGCTCGGGATGCGCCGGGCGCGGGTGCTGTCCCGGTACGGGCTGCACCTGTCGGCGGACCGCTGGGACGAGAGCTTCGGCGCGAAGACCCCGATGGCGCAGGCGGCGCCCGCGCCGTGCGTGTCGTGCGGCTTCCTGCTGCCGCTGGCGGGGTCGCTGAGACAGGCGTTCGGGGTCTGCGCCAACGAGTTCTCCCCGGCGGACGGGCACGTCGTGTCGCTGGCGTACGGCTGCGGGGGCCACTCGGAGGCAGCGGTGATGCCACCCCCCCTGCGCCCGCTACCGCCGGTGATGGACTCGATGGCTACGGACGCCTTCCCCCTGGACCAGACAACCCAAGAAGCCGAAGACCTGGGCCACGCGTAG
- a CDS encoding cold-shock protein, giving the protein MPTGKVKWFNSEKGFGFLSRDDGGDVFVHSSVLPAGVDVLKPGQRVEFGVVAGQRGDQALSVTVLDPTPSVAAAQRRKPDELASIVQDLTTLLENITPMLERGRYPDKANGSKIAGLLRAVADQLDV; this is encoded by the coding sequence GTGCCTACCGGCAAGGTGAAGTGGTTCAACAGCGAGAAGGGCTTCGGCTTTCTCTCCCGTGACGACGGCGGCGACGTCTTCGTCCACTCGTCGGTCCTCCCTGCCGGAGTCGACGTACTCAAGCCAGGCCAGCGCGTGGAGTTCGGGGTCGTCGCCGGTCAACGCGGGGACCAGGCACTGTCGGTGACGGTTCTCGACCCGACGCCCTCGGTGGCCGCCGCCCAGCGCCGCAAGCCCGACGAACTGGCCTCGATCGTCCAGGACCTGACGACGCTCCTGGAGAACATCACCCCGATGCTGGAGCGCGGCCGCTACCCCGACAAGGCCAACGGGTCGAAGATCGCGGGCCTGTTGCGCGCGGTGGCGGACCAACTGGACGTCTGA
- a CDS encoding HAD family hydrolase, with protein sequence MASLTPSAPSRSTPSRALTVGFDLDMTLIDSRPGIRAAFLALSAETGVPIDADLAVTRLGPPLDRELAHWFPEDRIAEVGDRYREMYPAYAITPSTALPGAREAVAAVRASGGRVIVVTAKYEPNAKLHLAHLGIEPDDVIGSLWAEGKAEALRAHGASAYVGDHTGDVRGARAAGALSVAVPTGPCDEAELLAAGADVVLPDLTAFPAWVRAYAAGVAGADAESEAADLA encoded by the coding sequence ATGGCCTCCCTCACCCCGTCCGCCCCGTCGCGGTCCACCCCGTCGCGCGCGCTCACCGTCGGCTTCGACCTCGACATGACCCTGATCGACTCACGGCCCGGCATCCGCGCCGCCTTCCTGGCGCTCTCCGCCGAGACGGGCGTCCCGATCGACGCCGACCTCGCCGTCACCCGGCTCGGGCCGCCGCTCGACCGGGAGCTGGCGCACTGGTTCCCCGAGGACCGGATCGCCGAAGTGGGCGACCGCTACCGCGAGATGTACCCCGCCTACGCCATCACGCCCTCCACGGCGCTGCCCGGCGCGCGGGAGGCCGTCGCCGCCGTCCGGGCGTCGGGAGGCCGGGTGATCGTCGTCACCGCGAAGTACGAGCCGAACGCGAAGCTCCACCTCGCGCACCTCGGCATCGAACCGGACGACGTCATCGGGTCGCTGTGGGCGGAGGGCAAGGCGGAGGCGCTGCGCGCGCACGGGGCGTCGGCCTACGTGGGCGACCACACCGGGGACGTCCGCGGGGCGCGGGCGGCGGGCGCGCTCTCCGTCGCCGTACCGACCGGGCCGTGCGACGAGGCGGAGCTGCTCGCGGCGGGGGCGGACGTGGTCCTGCCGGACCTCACGGCGTTCCCCGCGTGGGTGCGTGCCTACGCGGCCGGGGTGGCCGGGGCCGACGCGGAGTCGGAAGCCGCCGACCTGGCCTGA
- a CDS encoding FecCD family ABC transporter permease, which translates to MPAAAPPIPRTRRALAARRTGWTAAAVVALLLAVLLSLAVGARAVAPSVVFDALLHGGHSDDAEVVRHLRVPRTLIGLMVGAALALAGTTFQGITRNPIADPGILGISQGSSVAVVLAISVLGVHTLSGYVWFAFAGAAVASVAVYAIASSGRGGATPVKLALGGAAINALLASVTQGVLTTDASTLDEFRFWQVGSIAGRDTHVVNQIWPFLLLGAVLVFSVARGLDALALGEDVAKGLGQNVAAVRILGGLGATVLTGAGVAAAGPIAFVGLAVPHIARAIVGTDHRWLLPMAALIGPVMLLVSDVIGRIVFPPGEVPAGVMTALLGVPFLVALVRRKAVPA; encoded by the coding sequence ATGCCGGCCGCCGCCCCGCCGATCCCCCGTACCAGACGCGCTCTGGCCGCCCGCCGTACCGGCTGGACGGCCGCCGCCGTCGTCGCGCTGCTCCTCGCGGTCCTGCTGAGCCTCGCGGTGGGCGCGCGCGCCGTCGCCCCCTCCGTCGTGTTCGACGCGCTGCTGCACGGCGGGCACAGCGACGACGCCGAGGTCGTACGGCACCTGCGGGTGCCGCGCACGCTCATCGGGCTGATGGTGGGGGCGGCGCTCGCCCTCGCGGGCACCACCTTCCAGGGCATCACCCGCAACCCGATCGCCGACCCCGGCATCCTCGGGATCAGCCAGGGCTCCTCGGTGGCCGTGGTCCTGGCCATCTCCGTCCTCGGCGTCCACACCCTGTCGGGGTACGTCTGGTTCGCCTTCGCGGGCGCGGCGGTGGCGTCGGTGGCGGTGTACGCGATCGCGTCCAGCGGCCGGGGCGGGGCCACCCCGGTCAAGCTCGCGCTCGGCGGCGCCGCGATCAACGCGCTGCTGGCGTCGGTGACGCAGGGGGTGCTGACCACGGACGCGTCGACGCTGGACGAGTTCCGCTTCTGGCAGGTCGGGTCGATCGCGGGCCGCGACACCCACGTGGTGAACCAGATCTGGCCGTTCCTGCTGCTGGGCGCGGTGCTGGTGTTCTCGGTGGCCCGGGGCCTGGACGCGCTGGCGTTGGGCGAGGACGTGGCGAAGGGCCTGGGCCAGAACGTCGCGGCGGTACGGATCCTGGGCGGGCTCGGCGCGACCGTGCTCACCGGCGCGGGGGTGGCGGCGGCCGGCCCGATCGCGTTCGTCGGCCTCGCCGTACCGCACATCGCCCGCGCGATCGTCGGGACCGACCACCGCTGGCTGCTGCCGATGGCCGCGCTGATCGGCCCGGTGATGCTGCTGGTGTCGGACGTGATCGGGCGGATCGTCTTCCCGCCGGGCGAGGTCCCGGCCGGGGTGATGACGGCGCTGCTCGGGGTGCCGTTCCTGGTCGCTCTCGTACGCCGGAAGGCGGTGCCGGCATGA
- a CDS encoding FecCD family ABC transporter permease: MTTVVGEKARPRAGGVRPEGYVVVRAGRGSFLLHRRACAAAAGLAVLLAAVCVAYLSVGESFVPPSEVLKVILGQPSPDELVVGTLRLPRMVVGLFVGLAFGVAGALIQTVARNPLASPDIIGISQGAGALTVGAMTFGVTSYTALPYLSVAGGIAAAALVYVFAWRGGLHATRFVLIGIGFAIALRSVTSLFLTKGDYLVAQQAQVWMTGSLNGRGWEEATPLGWTLLALVPAVAWAAYAQRSVSLDDDTATALGVRLGGTRLGLVLLGVVLASVATGAAGPVDFVALLAPQIARRMTRTAQIPLLCSALLGAVIVVLADLLARKLFSPTELPVGVLTAAVGAPYLIWLIVRSRTAGGTA; the protein is encoded by the coding sequence ATGACGACGGTCGTCGGGGAGAAGGCCCGCCCCCGGGCGGGAGGCGTGCGCCCGGAGGGGTACGTGGTCGTACGGGCCGGGCGCGGCTCGTTCCTGCTGCACCGGCGCGCGTGCGCGGCGGCCGCGGGGCTCGCCGTGCTGCTGGCGGCGGTGTGCGTGGCGTACCTGAGCGTGGGCGAGAGCTTCGTACCGCCCTCCGAGGTCCTGAAGGTGATCCTCGGGCAGCCGTCGCCCGACGAGCTGGTGGTCGGGACGCTGCGGCTGCCGCGCATGGTCGTCGGGCTGTTCGTGGGGCTGGCGTTCGGGGTCGCGGGGGCGCTGATCCAGACCGTCGCCCGCAACCCGCTGGCCAGCCCGGACATCATCGGCATCAGCCAGGGCGCGGGGGCGCTCACGGTCGGGGCGATGACGTTCGGCGTCACGTCGTACACGGCCCTGCCGTACCTGTCGGTCGCGGGCGGGATCGCGGCGGCCGCGCTGGTGTACGTGTTCGCGTGGCGCGGTGGTCTGCACGCGACGCGCTTCGTGCTGATCGGCATCGGGTTCGCGATCGCGCTGCGGTCGGTGACGAGCCTGTTCCTGACGAAGGGCGACTACCTGGTCGCCCAGCAGGCGCAGGTGTGGATGACCGGTTCGCTCAACGGGCGCGGCTGGGAGGAGGCCACGCCGCTGGGCTGGACCCTGCTGGCGCTGGTGCCCGCGGTGGCGTGGGCGGCGTACGCGCAGCGGTCGGTGTCCCTGGACGACGACACGGCGACGGCGCTGGGGGTACGGCTCGGGGGCACCCGGCTGGGCCTGGTGCTGCTGGGCGTGGTCCTGGCGTCGGTGGCGACGGGGGCGGCGGGGCCGGTGGACTTCGTGGCGCTGCTGGCGCCGCAGATCGCACGGCGGATGACCCGGACCGCGCAGATCCCGCTGCTGTGCTCGGCGCTGCTGGGCGCGGTGATCGTGGTCCTGGCGGACCTGCTGGCGAGGAAGCTGTTCTCGCCGACGGAGCTGCCGGTGGGGGTGCTGACGGCGGCGGTGGGCGCGCCGTACTTGATCTGGTTGATCGTTCGAAGCCGTACCGCAGGAGGCACCGCATGA
- a CDS encoding MFS transporter has protein sequence MAAARSSDDAGPLRRTGRAVGHALRLPFTASARGIRKATHAHGAGESGLGKLIELHAVNGAGDVMITVALASTVFFSVPTDEARGRVALYLAVTMAPFTLLAPVIGPLLDRVPHGRRAAMAAAMLTRAILAIAMSTFVATGGLELYPAALGVLVASKAYGVVRSAVVPRLLPPNFSLVRANSRVTLAGLLATGVAAPIGAGLQIVGPQWPLYGACLIFTGGTILAFTLPHKVDSAKGERKAQLVRHGEKRPSLRSVGPSVLHGLQANASHRALSGFLTFFLAFLLREHPLAGQSAAVSLGIVGVSAGVGNALGTAVGSLLKSRGPELIIATMLGLALTAAIFAAVFFGGLAVAVLGAVAGLTQALSKLSLDATIQRDVPEEVRTSAFARSETLLQMSWVVGGAIGIALPLNGSLGMSVAAGIMALGALAAVRGLIRASRPAASQHLGHHA, from the coding sequence GTGGCAGCCGCAAGGTCGTCCGACGACGCCGGCCCGCTCCGCAGGACGGGGCGGGCTGTCGGCCATGCCCTGCGCCTGCCGTTCACCGCGTCCGCGCGGGGCATCCGCAAGGCCACCCACGCCCACGGGGCGGGCGAGTCCGGGCTCGGCAAGCTGATCGAGCTGCACGCGGTGAACGGCGCCGGTGACGTCATGATCACCGTCGCCCTCGCCTCGACCGTGTTCTTCTCCGTACCGACCGACGAGGCCCGCGGCCGCGTCGCCCTCTACCTCGCCGTCACGATGGCGCCCTTCACCCTCCTCGCCCCCGTCATCGGCCCCCTCCTCGACCGGGTCCCGCACGGCCGGCGCGCCGCCATGGCCGCCGCGATGCTGACCCGGGCCATCCTCGCCATCGCCATGTCCACGTTCGTGGCCACCGGCGGCCTGGAGCTCTACCCGGCCGCCCTGGGCGTGCTCGTCGCCTCCAAGGCGTACGGGGTGGTCCGCAGCGCCGTCGTACCGCGCCTCCTGCCCCCGAACTTCTCGCTCGTCCGCGCCAACTCCCGGGTGACCCTCGCCGGGCTGCTGGCCACCGGTGTCGCCGCGCCCATCGGCGCGGGGCTCCAGATCGTGGGGCCGCAGTGGCCGCTGTACGGCGCGTGCCTGATCTTCACCGGCGGCACGATCCTGGCGTTCACGCTGCCGCACAAGGTCGACTCGGCGAAGGGGGAGCGGAAGGCGCAGCTGGTACGGCACGGCGAGAAGCGGCCGAGTCTGCGGTCGGTGGGGCCCTCGGTCCTGCACGGGCTCCAGGCGAACGCCTCGCACCGCGCGCTGTCCGGCTTCCTGACCTTCTTCCTGGCGTTCCTGCTGCGCGAGCACCCCCTCGCGGGGCAGAGCGCCGCCGTCTCCCTGGGGATCGTGGGGGTCTCGGCCGGGGTGGGCAACGCGCTGGGTACGGCCGTGGGCTCGCTCCTCAAGTCGCGCGGGCCCGAGTTGATCATCGCCACGATGCTGGGGCTCGCCCTGACGGCGGCGATCTTCGCGGCCGTGTTCTTCGGCGGGCTGGCGGTGGCCGTGCTGGGCGCGGTGGCGGGGCTCACGCAGGCCCTGTCGAAGCTGTCGCTGGACGCGACGATCCAGCGGGATGTGCCCGAGGAGGTCAGGACGTCCGCCTTCGCGCGCTCCGAGACGCTGCTCCAGATGTCCTGGGTGGTGGGCGGCGCGATCGGGATCGCGCTGCCGCTGAACGGTTCGCTGGGCATGTCCGTCGCCGCGGGCATCATGGCGCTGGGCGCGCTGGCGGCGGTACGGGGGCTGATCCGGGCCTCGCGGCCGGCCGCGTCCCAGCACCTCGGGCACCACGCGTGA
- a CDS encoding futalosine hydrolase, translated as MHVLVVTAVAAEADAVVGGLAGFTALGLREMTGGYELRGHAQYMPRPASVRIPVVDVLVGGVGPAASAAATATALAFSTYDPPYDLVVSAGIGGGFAPHAPLGSLVVSDAIVAADLGADTPDGYLPVDELGFGRTVHRPAPALSGRVAKVLAGDPAVRVVLAPVLTVSTVTGTAARAAELTRRHPRAAAEAMEGFGVAEAAFRHDIPCVEIRAVSNAVGPRDRDAWRIGPAMDALRYAFATLTPVFEESS; from the coding sequence ATGCACGTCCTCGTAGTCACGGCGGTGGCGGCCGAGGCGGACGCCGTCGTCGGCGGACTCGCCGGTTTCACCGCCCTCGGGCTGCGGGAGATGACGGGCGGGTACGAGTTGCGGGGCCACGCCCAGTACATGCCGCGCCCGGCGTCGGTGCGGATACCGGTCGTGGACGTCCTGGTCGGCGGAGTGGGCCCGGCCGCGTCCGCGGCGGCCACGGCGACCGCGCTGGCGTTCTCCACGTACGACCCCCCGTACGACCTGGTCGTCTCGGCCGGCATCGGCGGCGGGTTCGCGCCCCACGCACCCCTCGGCTCCCTCGTCGTCTCCGACGCGATCGTCGCCGCCGACCTGGGCGCCGACACCCCCGACGGCTACCTGCCGGTCGACGAGCTGGGCTTCGGCCGTACGGTCCACCGGCCCGCGCCCGCGCTGTCGGGCCGCGTCGCCAAGGTCCTGGCCGGCGACCCCGCGGTCCGGGTGGTCCTCGCGCCCGTCCTCACCGTCTCCACCGTGACCGGGACCGCCGCCCGCGCCGCCGAGCTGACCCGCCGTCACCCGCGTGCCGCCGCCGAGGCCATGGAGGGATTCGGCGTCGCGGAGGCGGCGTTCCGGCACGACATCCCCTGCGTGGAGATCCGGGCCGTCTCCAACGCGGTCGGCCCGCGCGACCGGGACGCGTGGCGGATCGGCCCCGCGATGGACGCGCTGCGCTACGCGTTCGCCACGCTCACCCCCGTCTTCGAGGAGTCGTCATGA
- a CDS encoding ABC transporter ATP-binding protein, whose product MSRLVARDLTLAYEDRTVVHELELAVPDGRVTVIVGPNACGKSTTLRALGRLLKPRGGAVLLDGEELSRIPTKRIAQSIGLLPQSPVAPEAITVADLVSRGRQPHQSWWRQWSDADERAVTDAMERTDVTALADRSVDELSGGQRQRVWIAMALAQETDLLLLDEPTTFLDIAHQVEVLDLVRRLNHEQGRTVVIVLHDLNQAARYADHLVAMKAGRVVAEGEPGEVVTAELVREVFGLESVVVPDPVTGSPLVVPGAPYRPEGLGGVAGSDRAEGSDRAEGPDRAADRDRVEDPDPVESPDHVESPDRVEG is encoded by the coding sequence ATGAGCAGGCTCGTCGCCAGGGATCTGACACTCGCGTACGAGGACCGCACGGTCGTCCACGAGCTGGAACTCGCCGTCCCCGACGGGCGGGTGACGGTGATCGTCGGCCCGAACGCGTGCGGCAAGTCCACGACGCTGCGGGCGCTGGGGCGGCTGCTGAAGCCCCGGGGCGGGGCGGTGCTGCTGGACGGCGAGGAGCTGTCGCGGATCCCGACGAAGCGGATCGCGCAGTCGATCGGCCTGCTGCCGCAGTCGCCGGTCGCGCCGGAGGCGATCACGGTCGCGGACCTGGTGTCGCGCGGCCGGCAGCCGCACCAGAGCTGGTGGCGGCAGTGGTCGGACGCGGACGAGCGCGCGGTGACGGACGCGATGGAGCGTACGGACGTGACGGCCCTCGCGGACCGGTCGGTGGACGAGCTGTCGGGCGGCCAGCGGCAGCGGGTGTGGATCGCGATGGCGCTGGCGCAGGAGACGGACCTGCTGCTCCTGGACGAGCCGACGACGTTCCTGGACATCGCGCACCAGGTGGAGGTGCTGGACCTGGTGCGCCGCCTGAACCACGAGCAGGGCCGCACGGTCGTGATCGTCCTGCACGACCTCAACCAGGCGGCCCGGTACGCGGATCACCTCGTCGCGATGAAGGCGGGCCGGGTCGTGGCGGAGGGCGAGCCCGGCGAGGTGGTGACGGCGGAGCTGGTACGGGAGGTCTTCGGCCTGGAGTCGGTGGTGGTCCCGGACCCGGTGACGGGCTCACCCCTGGTGGTCCCGGGGGCGCCGTACCGGCCGGAGGGGTTGGGCGGGGTGGCGGGTTCGGATCGAGCGGAGGGTTCGGACCGGGCGGAGGGGCCGGATCGGGCGGCGGATCGGGACCGCGTGGAGGATCCGGACCCGGTGGAGAGCCCGGACCACGTGGAGAGCCCGGACCGCGTGGAGGGCTAG